A part of Larkinella insperata genomic DNA contains:
- a CDS encoding OmpA family protein, with product MSQEERLATLSKLGYSYRQVRDTQNSERVYRSLLEQLKEPKTDYLPCYLYYAQALASNGKYRESQEIYELYSTHQTNDQRGKQFSRLYSDVSILSRNAGSYRIEFLETNTTQAEFSPMYYKNGLVFVTNRRPGNALKRVFNWDNSAFLDLYYLPESTEMGETVASLGGGSASRKKKPFRRQRMLGEDDYTAPTANDTRTLGFWTGNAGHDLPEPEMGSSAGTQKFSRALNTKYHEGPVAFTKDGARVFFTRNNYNDGKYRESSDGINKLKLYVAEEQKGSWKNVLELPFNSDEYSTGHPALSPDDNLLFFASDRPGGFGGTDLYVSRFSDGTWSEPVNLGKDINTKGNELFPFVDDRGNLYFSSDGHPGLGDLDIFYAQLTDRTAVKSVQNLGEPLNSSKDDFGIVTDGVRIMGYFSSNRLRGGSDDDIYRFRREGPLYACRELTVHVFDGQTKQPLANAQLNVDQQDGLREKRQTQTDGEGNVRVCLDPDSDFRLAASMTGYLSNRLGFSTRGLSDDQPLRLEMPLHTAPALSGQPLKSKIRGRILTHTGRLPIDSVEVLLRNLCDSTVSKMVTGPDGRYEFTVDPGCEYTIEALKDCLGTTGARISSGADSATNLTMFRKGDIIEIQNIYYDLDRWAIRPDAGRELDRLVALMKKYPAMRIEMRSHTDSRGSAEYNKALSTKRARAAVTYLSKNGIAGQRTKATGYGESVLLNDCKDGVKCSETEQQRNRRTEIKILQVE from the coding sequence TTGTCACAAGAAGAGCGTCTGGCAACCTTATCAAAACTCGGCTATAGTTACCGACAGGTGCGGGATACACAAAATTCGGAACGGGTTTACCGGAGCTTATTGGAGCAACTCAAAGAACCGAAAACCGACTATCTGCCTTGCTACCTGTATTACGCGCAGGCGCTGGCTAGCAACGGAAAATACCGGGAGTCGCAGGAAATTTATGAGTTGTACAGCACCCACCAGACGAACGATCAAAGGGGGAAACAATTTTCCAGGCTATACAGCGACGTCAGCATTCTGTCGCGCAATGCTGGCAGCTACCGGATTGAGTTTTTGGAAACGAATACAACGCAGGCGGAATTCAGTCCGATGTATTACAAAAACGGTTTAGTTTTTGTCACCAACAGAAGACCCGGTAACGCACTGAAACGGGTTTTTAATTGGGATAATTCGGCTTTTCTGGACCTGTATTACCTGCCGGAGTCCACCGAAATGGGCGAAACGGTAGCTAGTCTGGGGGGGGGCTCTGCCAGCCGGAAGAAAAAGCCATTCCGGCGTCAGCGAATGCTGGGAGAGGATGACTACACCGCCCCCACGGCCAACGATACCCGGACGTTGGGCTTTTGGACGGGCAATGCAGGCCATGACCTGCCGGAACCGGAAATGGGGTCATCGGCCGGTACGCAGAAATTCAGTCGGGCATTGAATACCAAGTACCACGAGGGGCCTGTTGCTTTCACGAAGGATGGCGCTAGGGTCTTTTTTACCCGAAACAATTACAACGACGGGAAGTACCGTGAAAGCTCCGACGGTATCAATAAACTGAAGTTGTACGTGGCTGAGGAACAAAAAGGGAGTTGGAAGAATGTCCTGGAACTGCCTTTTAACAGCGATGAATATTCCACCGGACACCCGGCCCTAAGCCCGGATGATAACCTGCTTTTCTTTGCCTCCGACCGACCGGGCGGTTTTGGCGGAACTGACTTGTACGTTTCCCGGTTTTCGGACGGTACGTGGTCAGAGCCGGTCAATCTGGGCAAAGACATCAATACAAAAGGGAATGAGCTATTTCCGTTTGTCGATGATCGTGGAAACTTGTATTTCTCTTCGGATGGACACCCCGGTTTGGGCGATCTGGATATTTTCTACGCCCAGTTGACCGACAGAACCGCCGTAAAATCGGTACAAAATCTTGGCGAACCGCTTAACTCGTCGAAAGATGATTTTGGTATTGTAACCGATGGGGTCCGGATCATGGGGTACTTCAGCAGCAATCGCCTGCGCGGAGGAAGCGATGACGATATTTATCGGTTTCGGCGCGAAGGGCCTTTGTACGCGTGTCGGGAACTAACGGTTCATGTGTTTGACGGCCAAACGAAACAGCCGCTTGCCAATGCCCAACTTAATGTGGACCAACAGGATGGCCTGCGGGAAAAACGCCAGACCCAAACCGATGGCGAGGGAAATGTTCGTGTTTGCCTGGATCCGGACAGTGATTTTCGACTGGCGGCATCGATGACCGGATACTTATCCAACCGACTCGGTTTTTCAACGCGGGGGCTCTCTGACGACCAACCGCTCCGGCTGGAAATGCCACTTCACACCGCTCCGGCGCTTTCGGGGCAACCGCTTAAATCGAAAATAAGAGGACGGATTTTGACGCATACGGGTCGTCTGCCTATTGACAGCGTGGAGGTACTTTTACGGAATCTGTGCGATAGCACGGTTTCGAAGATGGTAACGGGGCCGGACGGAAGGTACGAATTTACCGTGGATCCTGGCTGTGAATACACCATCGAAGCGTTGAAAGATTGCCTGGGAACGACCGGTGCCCGCATTTCATCCGGCGCCGACTCGGCTACCAATCTGACCATGTTTCGCAAAGGCGATATCATCGAAATTCAAAACATTTATTACGACCTTGATCGGTGGGCCATTCGTCCGGACGCGGGCCGGGAACTGGATAGGCTGGTTGCGTTGATGAAAAAATACCCGGCTATGCGCATCGAAATGCGTTCGCATACCGACAGCCGGGGATCGGCAGAATACAACAAAGCTTTATCGACAAAACGGGCGCGGGCCGCCGTTACTTACCTGTCTAAAAATGGTATTGCGGGCCAGCGAACGAAAGCTACTGGCTATGGCGAAAGCGTTTTGCTGAATGATTGCAAAGACGGCGTTAAGTGTTCGGAGACTGAACAGCAGCGCAATCGCCGAACAGAAATTAAGATACTTCAGGTTGAATGA
- a CDS encoding PorP/SprF family type IX secretion system membrane protein: MIRRFTRIVRKWALFLAGMAGGSQVQAQQDHMFSQYMFNMMAMNPAYAGSRDVLSMTALYRNQWGGIEGSPQTTTFTVDMPLNRERIGLGLQLFNDRIGEYSTTGAYASYAFRIRVGSRSTLGLGIQAGASSFQADLAKVKTDQGGDPAFSENISKILPNFGTGIYLSNDRSYLGVSVPQLIKNRLTDYNSGVQRATQRRHAYATAGFVVRLSPVLKLKPSTLVKYVEGAPLGIDGNLNLWIADRIAVGGSYRRNQFNSYESALNDGQVYNQDAIVGIVEVQLSDQLRLGYAYDQMLNKMQTFRLPSHEFMLRYELGFGKNKILTPRYF, from the coding sequence ATGATACGCAGGTTTACCAGAATAGTTAGAAAATGGGCGCTCTTTCTGGCCGGGATGGCTGGTGGCAGCCAGGTTCAGGCGCAGCAGGACCATATGTTTTCGCAGTACATGTTCAATATGATGGCTATGAATCCGGCTTATGCCGGCAGCCGGGACGTGTTGAGCATGACGGCCTTGTACCGCAACCAGTGGGGGGGCATTGAAGGCTCACCACAAACCACCACTTTTACCGTTGATATGCCCCTCAACCGCGAGCGGATTGGTCTGGGTTTGCAATTATTCAACGACCGAATCGGCGAGTACAGCACCACGGGAGCCTATGCTTCCTACGCTTTTCGGATTAGGGTGGGGAGCCGCTCAACCCTGGGGCTTGGTATTCAGGCAGGGGCCAGCAGTTTCCAGGCAGATCTGGCAAAGGTAAAAACCGACCAGGGGGGCGATCCGGCCTTCTCGGAGAACATCTCCAAAATTCTGCCGAATTTCGGAACGGGCATTTACCTGAGCAACGACCGGTCGTACCTTGGCGTCTCTGTACCTCAGTTGATCAAGAACCGACTGACCGACTACAATTCCGGGGTACAGCGGGCCACCCAGCGCCGTCATGCTTACGCAACGGCGGGTTTTGTTGTCCGGTTGAGTCCGGTCCTGAAGTTAAAGCCGTCAACGCTGGTGAAATACGTCGAAGGGGCTCCGCTTGGTATTGACGGAAACTTGAATCTGTGGATTGCCGACCGCATCGCTGTAGGTGGGTCTTACCGCCGGAATCAGTTCAACAGTTACGAAAGCGCCCTGAATGACGGGCAGGTTTACAACCAGGATGCCATTGTTGGAATTGTTGAGGTTCAGCTATCCGATCAGTTGCGGCTGGGTTATGCCTACGATCAGATGCTGAACAAAATGCAGACATTTAGGCTGCCTTCGCACGAATTCATGCTTCGGTACGAACTAGGTTTCGGCAAAAACAAGATTCTGACACCCCGGTACTTCTGA